The stretch of DNA TCCGCATCTGAGTCGTCGGTCTGCGAAACGGGATCATGAGCGGAGCGTTGCATGCCCACGATTATCGGGGCCTCTCTGCGTCACCACAATAGGGGCCATGTTCGAACAAGGCATAAAAAAACCCGGTCTCGAGAGACCGGGTTTTCCAACAATGGCTAATTCAGAAATTAGCTGATGTTGATGTTGGTTGCCTTCAGGTCGTTCACACCCAAGAAGGTCACCTTGGCGTTGTTATCAAGCTGCAACGTGGTGTTGCCGCCCGTAACCGTTGCCGTAGCAAGCAGGTCCTGAATCGCTTTCGCTTGGTCAGCCGGCTTGTAGTTATACATGAAGAAGATGTTGCCCGCGGCGCTTCCGAAGTCGGCAATCGTGAAATCACCGCCCGTATGGCCCTTGAGAACACCGAAGGCGTTGTCGGCGCCAGAACCGCCCGTAACGGTCGCGTTGCTGTCGCCGGTCGTGCCGTCGAACTGCGTGCCGAAAACAAATTGATCCGCTCCCGTACCGCCGATGATGGTCTGGTTGCCTGCGCCCGTCCAAGCGCTCAGCGTACCATGAGAAGACGAAGCATCGAGATATTCGTCCCCGGTCGTGTGAGGCTGGTTCGCCGTGAAAAGCGTCTCGCCCTTGCTGTCCAGCATGAGGTGCAGCCCGCTCGCACCATAGACGGTCGCCGTTCCAGCGGAGATCGACGTATTGCCCGTGCCGGAGATGAACTGCAGAGCACCGCTGACACTAATATCCTGATCGCTACCGTGAACGACCTGCAGTGCGTTCGCGGCGGAGATCGTCGCGCCGACGGCCCCACTGACCAAGCCTGTATTACCCGTGAAGGTGATTGCCGAAGCCGAACCGCCGAAGACGCTGCTGTTATCCCCAACCGAGATGTTGTTCTTGCTGGACGTATCGACAATAACGGAATTGGACTGCAGCGAAACCTGCGACGTGCCGCCCATGAGCGTCACGGTGTCAGTCGAGCCATTATCGACACCGTCGATCGTGTCCTGACCTTGCGACAGAACGAGATTCGTGCCTTTGCCCAGCGTGATGTGGTTCTGGCCCGCGCCGCCGCTAATAGTGTTAGAACCATTCGAACCGTAAATGGTGTCGTTGCCGTCACCGGTCGCGACTTGCCAGTTGCCGTTCTTGCCCTGCGCGTTGAACGTATTGTTGCCAACCGTGCTTACGAAAGCGCCCGACTGGCTATCCACGTTGAGCGTAACGCCTGCCGCATCGGAAGCCAGAACGTTGAAGCTGGATGCCGTTACACCAGCGCCGTTGATCGTCACGGCGTCGGACAGCAGAGGCTGAACCTGCTCGTCCGTTGCGTTCGCGCCGATAGCAGCATGGGTGTAGTTACCCGTCAGCGTATAGTTGCCGCCCGCGGTGATGATGCCTTGAACAACGCTCGCATTCGAAGCCGGAGCTGCATTGCTGCCAGCCGTAAGAAAAGAACTAGAAAAGCTTCCCTTCGATGAGGCGGATAAAATGTTGTTGGCGTAATCCTGCGCAAGCGACTGCGTCTGGCCACCATTAACGGTAACCTGAACATGCGTGCCGGATGCGCCAACGACGGTAACAATCGCCATGCGATATTATTCCTTATTATTCGTTGTGCAACCAAAGGCGATCTTTTTCATCGCCCGTTCATCTAAACCCTCTTCACCTTTAACAAGAAGAAAAGGTAAAAGACAATATATTGTAGGCTTAATTTTCGTGAAGGATCAGCCATCTTAATAAGACATAGATAAAAAAGTGATCGGCTGCTTGTTTACGCAAGAAAATAACGAAAAATTACTTATGAACGCTTCCTCAAAAATTTTCGACGCACTCTAGCGAAAGCCGGTCCGAAAAATAGCGCTTCAATCAGCCTTTTGCGGAGAAGGATGAATTTCTCTCAGATTATGTGGTCGATAAGTTACAATTCGCTTTCCTAATGGCAGAATTCAGCGACTGCAATATTTCGAACTTTTTTCTATTAACTTAATAATTTATTAATGTTGTATAACGCTTATCACTCATCGTCTTTCCACAGGTGCCCACATGAAGCTTTCTTTATCTCGCAGATTGTTCGGAAACTGTCTGGCCAGTTCTTTTCTTGTGACCAGCTTCTCTAGTTTCGCCGATGAGAAAAGCAATCAAGAATCTATTGAACATATACAACGAAGTTCTTCACCATTTCTTTTGCCACCGATAGAAATCGCCGATTCATCGCAGAATCCGGTTTCTCTCACACACTGGCGCGGCAAGCCCTTTCTTTTACATCTTTGGGCAACTTGGTGCGGACCATGCCGCCAAGAATTACTTGAAATCGACCGCGTATATTATGAGCTTGGCGAGACCGCGAACGATATTGTTCCCATCGCCTGTCGCAGTGGCGATGCGGAAAAAATTCGGGGTTATTATAAACAAATCGGAATAACGCATTTGCCGGTCTATACCGATCAAGGTGGCAAGATAGACCGCGACCTACAGAAGATCACCAATATTCCGCCCGCCTATCCTACGACTCTGATCATCAATTCACAGTTTAACGTTATTGCCCAACATTCAGAGGAATTACTCTGGTCCGCGAATGGCGTACGCAATGCCCTAAAAAATGCCGCTCTCTAATATGCTCTTAGGGCACATTACGCCTCAATTCCTCTAGCCATATGTTGGCGTTTCCGTCCGAAGGCGCCCGCCAATCCCCACGTGGAGACAAACTACCGCCAGCGCTTAATTTCGGACCGTTCGGCATGGCGGAGCGTTTGAACTGGCTGAATCCGAAGAATCGTTTGAGGAAAACCTCAAGCCAGAGTTTGATTGTGGCAAGATCGTAGGATGTTCGTCGATCCTGCGGGAAATGCGCGGGCCATGCTCCCGTATGAATGTTCCCCCATGCCTTTTCAGCTAGGAAAGCAATCTTAGAAGGCTTGAAACCGTATCGCACCGTATAAAACAGGTTAAAATCCTGCAACCCATATGGTCCGACCACATCTTCCGTCCGCTGAATATTGCGCTCCTCGTCATGAGGAACGAGTTCGGGCGTAATCTCCGCACTGACGATCTGCTCCAGCACCGGCCCCACTGTCTCGCGCAGTTCGCTCTCATGCGCCAGCCAGCGTATGACATGCTGTATCAGTGTCTTCGGCATACCGGCATTAACGTTGTAATGAGACATCTGATCGCCGACGCCGTAGGTGCACCAGCCCAAAGCCAGTTCCGATAGATCGCCCGTTCCAATAACGAGGCCACCTAACTGGTTGGCCAAACGGAACAGGAAATCCGTCCTGAGGCCAGCCTGCACATTCTCGAAAGTAATGTCGTGCACGGCCTCACCCTGTGCAAAAGGATGCCCGATGGTTTCAAGCATCTGCGTGGCCGTTGGGCGAATATCCAACTCATGCGCATCGACATCCAGCGCCTGCATCAACGCGTGGGCCAAATGGCGGCTTTCCGCACCCGTGGCAAAGCCCGGCATAGTGTAAGCCGCAACGCTTTTGCGCGACCAGCCTAGCTCGTCAGCCGCTCTTGCCGCCACCAACAAAGCCAAAGTCGAATCCAGCCCGCCGGAAACGCCGATCACCATACGGCGCACGCCGCTTTGGCGTAGCCGTTGAGAGAGCGCAGTTACCTGGATCGTCCAGGCTTCGTAACAATCCCGCGCCAAATGCGCCGGGTCGGATGGCACGAAGGGAAAGCGCGGCACGATGCGGCGTAATCCGATATCCTCCAGAGGAGGAGAGAAAGTGAATTCGACACGCCGCCACAGCGCGCCGCCAGCCTCATGCGCACAAGCGGCGAAACTCGTCATGCGCAGCCGTTCCTGCCGCAGCAGATCAAGATCGATATCGGCAAAAACGCATTTGGCCGCAGAAGGAAATCTTTCCGATTCCTCCAGCAATCTTCCCGCTTCGTAAATGGAAACCTGACCATCCCACGCGACATCGGTCGTCGATTCGCCTGCACCGGCGGCGGCGTAAAGATAAGCACAGAGACTGCGTTGCGATTGGGACCGGCATAGCAAATGACGTTCGTCCGATTTGCCGATCGTCACATTGCTCGCGGAAGGATTGGCGATGATCGTCGCCCCTGCCAAAGCCAGATTGGTGCTGGGCGGCGCGGGAACCCAGACATCCTCGCAAATCTCGACGCCCATGGTGAGGCCAGGAACGTCTTCAGCGGCGAAAAGCAGATCGACGCCGAAAGGTACTTCGACACCGTTGAGCTTGATGGCCCCACCACGATGCCCAAGACCAGGAGAAAACTGACGCGCCTCATAGAATTCGCGGTAATTCGGAAGATAGGATTTGGGCACGACACCCAAAATAGCGCCTCGGTGAATGACGACGGCGCAGTTGAAAAGGCGGTCCGCATGTCGCAGCGGCGCGCCTACGACAAGAACGCATTGCCAGCCGATGCTATCGGTTACGAGATGCGCGAGCGCCGTTTCCACAGCGTCCAACAACGCATCCTGCTGCCGCAAATCCTCGATCGCATAGCCGGAAAGGCAGAGTTCCGGGAAGACTGCGAACGCAGCGCCCGCCTCATGACATTCCCTCATCTGAGTGGCAATGGCGCGCCCGTTTTGAAAAGGATCCGCGAGCGTGATCGGTAACGTGCAGGCGGCCATACGCGCCATACCGTGACGATAGAGAGAATGGAAATCACGCACGTCAATTCGCCTTCATCATTTCGCTGCGCCCAACAGGCGGTTCGATACACGCTCACCGCAAACAGTGCTCAATAATACACGCTCCCCAAAAATAAACGGCTTCATTCGCGCGTGATTGAACTGTGCAGAGCCTTGTCCGTTGCAATGCTTTCACAGGCGGAATGGCCGCTAGCCTATTTTAGGCATTTTCGGAGGTGTCATATGGATCTGTTACGTTGGACCGTTGTTTTTCTTATTCTTGCCCTGTTGGCAGGCGTGCTCGGATTCGGTGGGATCTCAGCGGATTTCGCCTATATCGGCAAAATCTTGTTCTTCATCTTCCTGGTTCTACTGATCGTCAGCTTCGTACTGGGGCGTGGGCGACGCATGTGATCCATGCCGCCGTGGCTAAGTTCGAAAGACTTAGCTACGGCGCTCCCGCCAAATTCCGTAACTGATCAATACCAGCAAAACAAAAGCGAAGAGCCCGCCTAGAACGCTCATCGAAATAGGCAGATGAAATAGATACGTCGCATCGTCACAAGGCTTGGCGGGGCGCATCGGCATGCTCAACAGCCGCTCCCGAAACGAGCCACCATGAAAATGAGGCGCATGGCATGACGGCAAAGGACTTTGCCACCATTTATGCTCGACCCCACCATGCAAAATCGCCAAACCTATATCGATGACGAGCACCGGTATGGAAAGAACGGCCGACCAAAAGCCTATTCTTCCAGGAATAAGAAGCGCAAGCACGCCAAGAACGAGAAGAATACGCCAAGGCATGCGCTCGAGCAGACAAAGCTCGCAAGGAACATATTCGAGAATATGCTCGGCATACCACGTCAACCCGAGTGCGAAGGCACTCGCGAGAACGAGCATGCCTCCGATTGAACGTATGATCATGCTTGCGGCTGCGTATCCCGCAGCATGTCCAAAAAGGTTTCAGACCAGTTGGATGCCGTGTTGCGCGTCACATCGTCATGCAACACGCGCCAGCGTCGTTTGCGCTCCTTGGGCGTCATGGAAAGCGCCTCATGCAATGCATCGGCGATATCTTCCGCATCGTATGGATTGACCAACAATGCTTCCGGCATTTCCGGCGCGGCCCCGGCGAGATAGGAAAGAATGAGCGCGCCCGGATCGTGTTCATCCTGGGCCGCGATAAATTCCTTCGCCACAAGGTTCATGCCATCGCGCAAAGGCGTCACCAAAGCGACGTCGGCAATGCGATGGAAGCCCGCAAGGATGTGGCGCGGTGCGGATTGCGTCAGATATCGAATAGGCGACCAATCGAAATTGCCGTGCATGGCGTTGATATGACCCGCCAGCTCATCCAATTCCCGTCTCAATTCCTGATAACTTCCAACCCCAGCACGGGAAACCGGCGTCACCTGCAAAAGAACCACTTCGCCCTTATGCTCGGGGTAGCGGTTGAGAAACACTTCATAACCATGAAAACGTTCGGGAATACCTTTAGAATAATCCAGACGGTCCACCCCGATGATCAGCTTGCGGCCGCGCAAACTGTCCTTGAGGCGTTTCACTTCAGGCGCCATAACACTTTGGACGGCCTGCTCGGCAAATTCGGCCGGATCGATCCCGATCGGGAAATGATAGGCGCGCTTGTTCAACCCACAGATCTCGAAGCAGCCATCCAGATTGCGGACGTCCTCTTCCGTCTGAACGCCGATCAGATCGTATGCCGTCAATTCATGCAGCAATTGCGCCGCGCAAGGCAGAACACGCATCACGCTCCATGGCGGGAACGGAATATGAAGGAAAAAGCCGATCTTGGCTTTCACGCCACGCTTACGCAGTGCTTCACCCAAAGGGAAAAGATGGTAGTCGTGAATCCAGATCGTATCGTCCTCGCGCAGCAGCGGCACGAGATGATCGGCGAACATATCGTTGACTTCGCGATAGACTTGTAGATCTTCGCGGCTGAACTCGATAATCCCGATACGATAATGGCAAAGAGGCCAGAGCAGACCATTCGCGAAATTCTCGTAGAACCGCTCATATTGCTCATGGGTCAGATCGATCGTCGCATACGTCACGCTATCGACGCGATCAAGGTCCGGCTTCTGCTTGGCAATGTCCGCGCGCTGCTGGCCGGACCATCCGAACCACAGGCTTTCCGTTCCGCGCACCGCATCGCGCACGCCAACCGTCAGGCCGCCCGCCGGTTGCGTGCGTTCACGTGGCGACGGAACACGATTGGATACAACAACTAATCGGCTCATCACACCGTCTCCGCATAGTGAGACAGCCAATCGCGAAATGATTGCGCAGTCGGGAAATCGTCAGGGATCAGGAAACCGACACCGTTCGCGGCACGTGCAGCGCGAACGCCATCCATATCGGTCACGTCGTCTCCCACGAAGATCGGTTTGCGCCCAGCGAAAGGAGGCCGTTCCAGCAACGCCACGACGGCATGACCCTTATCCACGCCCGCAGGCCGGATTTCCCACGCCATTTTTGCCGCCTGGAGTTCGAACCCCGCCTTTTGCTTCAACCAGCGTTGCGCCGCTTCCTTCAGCGGTGCCTCCGCTGCGGGATTGCCACGATAATGCAAGACGAAACCAACGC from Kozakia baliensis encodes:
- a CDS encoding beta strand repeat-containing protein, whose translation is MAIVTVVGASGTHVQVTVNGGQTQSLAQDYANNILSASSKGSFSSSFLTAGSNAAPASNASVVQGIITAGGNYTLTGNYTHAAIGANATDEQVQPLLSDAVTINGAGVTASSFNVLASDAAGVTLNVDSQSGAFVSTVGNNTFNAQGKNGNWQVATGDGNDTIYGSNGSNTISGGAGQNHITLGKGTNLVLSQGQDTIDGVDNGSTDTVTLMGGTSQVSLQSNSVIVDTSSKNNISVGDNSSVFGGSASAITFTGNTGLVSGAVGATISAANALQVVHGSDQDISVSGALQFISGTGNTSISAGTATVYGASGLHLMLDSKGETLFTANQPHTTGDEYLDASSSHGTLSAWTGAGNQTIIGGTGADQFVFGTQFDGTTGDSNATVTGGSGADNAFGVLKGHTGGDFTIADFGSAAGNIFFMYNYKPADQAKAIQDLLATATVTGGNTTLQLDNNAKVTFLGVNDLKATNINIS
- a CDS encoding TlpA disulfide reductase family protein translates to MKLSLSRRLFGNCLASSFLVTSFSSFADEKSNQESIEHIQRSSSPFLLPPIEIADSSQNPVSLTHWRGKPFLLHLWATWCGPCRQELLEIDRVYYELGETANDIVPIACRSGDAEKIRGYYKQIGITHLPVYTDQGGKIDRDLQKITNIPPAYPTTLIINSQFNVIAQHSEELLWSANGVRNALKNAAL
- a CDS encoding NAD(+) synthase, with amino-acid sequence MRDFHSLYRHGMARMAACTLPITLADPFQNGRAIATQMRECHEAGAAFAVFPELCLSGYAIEDLRQQDALLDAVETALAHLVTDSIGWQCVLVVGAPLRHADRLFNCAVVIHRGAILGVVPKSYLPNYREFYEARQFSPGLGHRGGAIKLNGVEVPFGVDLLFAAEDVPGLTMGVEICEDVWVPAPPSTNLALAGATIIANPSASNVTIGKSDERHLLCRSQSQRSLCAYLYAAAGAGESTTDVAWDGQVSIYEAGRLLEESERFPSAAKCVFADIDLDLLRQERLRMTSFAACAHEAGGALWRRVEFTFSPPLEDIGLRRIVPRFPFVPSDPAHLARDCYEAWTIQVTALSQRLRQSGVRRMVIGVSGGLDSTLALLVAARAADELGWSRKSVAAYTMPGFATGAESRHLAHALMQALDVDAHELDIRPTATQMLETIGHPFAQGEAVHDITFENVQAGLRTDFLFRLANQLGGLVIGTGDLSELALGWCTYGVGDQMSHYNVNAGMPKTLIQHVIRWLAHESELRETVGPVLEQIVSAEITPELVPHDEERNIQRTEDVVGPYGLQDFNLFYTVRYGFKPSKIAFLAEKAWGNIHTGAWPAHFPQDRRTSYDLATIKLWLEVFLKRFFGFSQFKRSAMPNGPKLSAGGSLSPRGDWRAPSDGNANIWLEELRRNVP
- a CDS encoding DUF1328 domain-containing protein, producing MDLLRWTVVFLILALLAGVLGFGGISADFAYIGKILFFIFLVLLIVSFVLGRGRRM
- a CDS encoding disulfide bond formation protein B → MLVLASAFALGLTWYAEHILEYVPCELCLLERMPWRILLVLGVLALLIPGRIGFWSAVLSIPVLVIDIGLAILHGGVEHKWWQSPLPSCHAPHFHGGSFRERLLSMPMRPAKPCDDATYLFHLPISMSVLGGLFAFVLLVLISYGIWRERRS
- a CDS encoding alpha,alpha-trehalose-phosphate synthase (UDP-forming) — protein: MSRLVVVSNRVPSPRERTQPAGGLTVGVRDAVRGTESLWFGWSGQQRADIAKQKPDLDRVDSVTYATIDLTHEQYERFYENFANGLLWPLCHYRIGIIEFSREDLQVYREVNDMFADHLVPLLREDDTIWIHDYHLFPLGEALRKRGVKAKIGFFLHIPFPPWSVMRVLPCAAQLLHELTAYDLIGVQTEEDVRNLDGCFEICGLNKRAYHFPIGIDPAEFAEQAVQSVMAPEVKRLKDSLRGRKLIIGVDRLDYSKGIPERFHGYEVFLNRYPEHKGEVVLLQVTPVSRAGVGSYQELRRELDELAGHINAMHGNFDWSPIRYLTQSAPRHILAGFHRIADVALVTPLRDGMNLVAKEFIAAQDEHDPGALILSYLAGAAPEMPEALLVNPYDAEDIADALHEALSMTPKERKRRWRVLHDDVTRNTASNWSETFLDMLRDTQPQA